One part of the Treponema peruense genome encodes these proteins:
- a CDS encoding N-acetyltransferase, with the protein MEYIQITKENIDKEHICCAMSGKQCLCKKEWLKKRFDEGLVFYRSKERGKCFIEYIPAEFAWVPVEAVDYFYINCLWVSGSMKGHGYSNDLLNECIKDAKSKGKKGLCILSSDGRKKEFLSDPKWLLHKGFKVADSCDCGINLMYLPFNENEKVPTFKECAKKLQTGEKGIVIYYTDQCPFTYYWIPRIEEVAKENGIQLKTIHITDMKTAQNVPAPVTTYALFKDGKFITQAIQSDKKFLKLAK; encoded by the coding sequence ATGGAATACATTCAAATAACAAAAGAAAATATCGATAAAGAACACATCTGCTGTGCAATGTCAGGAAAGCAATGTTTATGCAAAAAAGAATGGCTAAAAAAACGTTTTGATGAAGGACTTGTTTTTTATCGGAGCAAAGAACGCGGTAAATGTTTTATAGAATATATTCCGGCAGAATTTGCGTGGGTTCCAGTTGAAGCAGTTGATTATTTTTATATAAATTGCCTTTGGGTTTCGGGCTCGATGAAAGGTCACGGATATTCAAATGATTTACTGAATGAATGTATAAAAGATGCAAAGTCTAAAGGAAAGAAAGGTTTGTGCATTTTATCTTCTGACGGCAGAAAAAAGGAATTTTTATCTGACCCGAAATGGCTGTTGCACAAAGGATTTAAAGTTGCAGATAGTTGTGATTGCGGAATAAATTTAATGTACTTGCCATTCAACGAAAATGAAAAAGTTCCAACATTTAAAGAATGTGCAAAAAAACTTCAGACCGGCGAAAAAGGAATTGTAATTTATTATACAGACCAGTGTCCGTTTACATATTATTGGATTCCACGTATTGAAGAAGTCGCAAAAGAAAATGGAATACAGTTAAAAACAATTCATATCACTGACATGAAAACCGCCCAAAATGTGCCCGCACCGGTTACAACATACGCTTTGTTCAAAGACGGAAAATTTATTACGCAAGCGATTCAAAGTGACAAGAAATTTTTGAAGCTGGCAAAATGA
- a CDS encoding VOC family protein, which translates to MENRDVFMRLDGFELLVNDMPKMIRFYRDVLGFEIKESEQTSNVYLVKYGTLFLLYGRKDFEKSERRKNENGIHSNNKRKYR; encoded by the coding sequence ATGGAAAACAGAGATGTTTTTATGAGATTGGACGGTTTTGAATTGCTCGTAAACGATATGCCAAAAATGATCCGTTTTTACAGAGATGTGCTTGGTTTTGAAATTAAAGAAAGTGAACAGACTTCAAATGTTTATCTTGTAAAATACGGAACATTGTTTTTGCTTTACGGAAGAAAAGATTTTGAAAAAAGTGAAAGGAGAAAAAACGAAAATGGAATACATTCAAATAACAAAAGAAAATATCGATAA
- a CDS encoding DUF3737 family protein, translating to MNLLCRGLKAVFQVLLKGKYSFQYIINAEFDNCLFDTKDAFWHCKNVTVRNSTVNGEYLAWYSDSLTLINCKISGTQPFCYCKNLKIVDCEMVNTDLCFERSEVQANITSYVESIKNLLSGVIRVPEVGKIIFDIPQAKGKILID from the coding sequence TTGAACCTTTTGTGCCGCGGATTAAAAGCTGTTTTCCAAGTTCTTCTTAAGGGAAAATATTCTTTTCAATATATTATTAATGCTGAATTTGACAATTGCTTATTTGATACAAAAGATGCATTCTGGCATTGCAAAAATGTAACAGTTAGAAACAGCACTGTAAACGGCGAATATCTTGCATGGTATTCTGATAGTTTGACTCTGATTAATTGTAAAATCAGCGGAACACAGCCATTTTGTTACTGTAAAAATCTTAAGATTGTTGACTGCGAAATGGTGAATACCGATTTATGTTTTGAAAGATCAGAAGTTCAAGCCAACATTACATCTTATGTAGAAAGTATAAAAAATCTGCTTTCAGGAGTAATTCGTGTTCCGGAAGTAGGAAAAATAATTTTTGATATTCCCCAGGCAAAAGGAAAAATATTGATTGACTGA
- the gloA2 gene encoding SMU1112c/YaeR family gloxylase I-like metalloprotein, whose product MFDSIHHIAIIGSDYKKSYHFYIELLGFNVVRENYRKERDDYKIDLQCGDQEIELFIIKNAPKRLSRPEACGLRHLAFRVTSVDETVKELNAKGIETEPVRFDTFTNKKMTFFFDPDGLPLEIHE is encoded by the coding sequence ATGTTTGATTCAATTCACCACATAGCCATTATTGGAAGTGATTACAAAAAATCATATCATTTTTATATTGAACTTCTTGGATTTAATGTCGTAAGGGAAAATTATCGTAAGGAACGGGATGATTACAAAATAGACTTGCAGTGTGGCGACCAGGAAATTGAATTGTTCATTATAAAGAATGCACCAAAAAGATTAAGCCGTCCTGAAGCGTGCGGCCTGCGTCATCTTGCATTCAGAGTTACAAGCGTGGATGAAACAGTTAAAGAACTGAATGCAAAAGGAATTGAAACTGAACCTGTACGATTTGATACATTTACAAATAAAAAAATGACATTCTTTTTTGACCCCGACGGACTTCCGCTTGAGATACATGAATAA
- a CDS encoding DEAD/DEAH box helicase — protein sequence MVPNKMQQEAMASLASLRDDGKNKALLIASTGTGKTYLSIFDVKQMQPKRVLYVAHRDMILHKSEESFKNLLPEIKTGFLGGGIKDFDADFIFASVATLRQDDILQKFTKNHFDYIIIDEVHHAGADSYQKIIDYFTPKFLLGLTATPERTDGFDIYSLFENTIAYEIRLQKALEEDLLCPFHYYGLSDLTVNGQLVDDKTEFKNLVSTERIHHIEKALKTYRSYEYAVKGLIFCSRIEEAYELSKQLNQDGFYTKALCGTDDDKTRERVIEELESDTNPLQYIISVDIFNEGVDIPCVNQIVMLRPTQSSIIFVQQLGRGLRKTIEKKYVSVIDFIGNYENNFFIPIALFSDNSYDKDSIRRHMTSGTASLPGTSSIQINEIAKQRIYESISNAKFNRGKFLQGEYKKLKMRLAHFPSMVDFVDNGFIDPLLFIDYAGSYYEFKTKFEKNIPELAPCYRTSLQFISLEFAHGFRLHELLILKTLLDKDSVSIDEFKIQIEKFGFSFDNDDIDGMIHTLSPDYYGRVIIKSCGLPEKA from the coding sequence ATTGTTCCAAATAAAATGCAACAAGAAGCAATGGCCTCCCTTGCCAGTTTGCGTGATGACGGTAAAAACAAAGCTCTTTTAATTGCCTCAACCGGAACTGGAAAAACATATCTTTCTATTTTTGATGTAAAACAAATGCAACCCAAACGAGTTTTGTACGTTGCCCATCGTGATATGATTTTACATAAGTCTGAAGAATCTTTTAAAAACCTTTTACCCGAAATTAAAACAGGTTTTCTTGGTGGTGGTATAAAAGATTTTGATGCTGATTTTATATTTGCTTCCGTTGCAACTTTACGACAAGATGATATTTTGCAAAAATTTACTAAGAACCATTTTGACTATATCATTATTGACGAAGTTCACCACGCAGGAGCTGATTCTTATCAAAAAATAATTGATTACTTTACGCCTAAATTTTTACTTGGTCTTACTGCAACTCCAGAACGTACAGATGGTTTTGATATTTATTCACTATTTGAAAATACTATAGCTTATGAAATTCGCTTACAAAAGGCACTTGAAGAAGATTTGCTTTGTCCATTCCATTATTACGGACTATCAGATTTAACTGTTAACGGTCAATTAGTTGATGACAAAACTGAATTCAAAAATCTTGTAAGTACTGAAAGAATTCATCATATAGAAAAAGCTTTAAAAACTTACAGATCTTATGAATATGCAGTTAAAGGATTAATTTTTTGCAGTCGTATTGAAGAAGCTTACGAACTGTCAAAACAACTTAATCAAGACGGTTTCTATACTAAAGCATTATGCGGAACTGATGATGATAAAACGCGGGAACGTGTTATTGAAGAACTTGAATCAGACACAAATCCTTTACAATATATAATCAGTGTAGATATTTTTAATGAAGGTGTTGATATTCCATGTGTAAATCAAATTGTAATGCTTCGCCCTACACAGTCTTCAATTATTTTTGTTCAACAACTCGGACGAGGCCTTCGTAAAACAATCGAAAAAAAATATGTATCTGTAATTGATTTTATAGGAAACTACGAAAATAACTTTTTTATTCCTATTGCTTTATTTAGTGATAATTCATATGACAAAGATTCTATTCGCCGCCATATGACAAGTGGAACTGCCAGTCTACCAGGAACTTCATCAATTCAAATAAACGAAATTGCAAAACAGAGAATTTATGAATCTATTTCAAATGCAAAATTCAACCGTGGAAAATTTTTACAAGGTGAATATAAAAAACTAAAAATGAGACTTGCACATTTTCCATCAATGGTAGACTTCGTGGATAATGGTTTTATTGATCCTCTTTTATTTATAGACTATGCAGGTTCTTATTATGAGTTCAAAACAAAATTCGAAAAGAATATTCCAGAACTTGCACCTTGCTACAGAACTTCACTCCAATTTATTTCTCTTGAATTTGCTCATGGCTTTAGACTCCATGAACTTTTAATTTTAAAAACGCTTCTTGATAAAGACTCTGTTAGTATTGACGAATTTAAAATTCAGATTGAAAAATTTGGATTTTCTTTTGATAACGACGATATTGACGGAATGATTCATACTTTATCTCCTGACTATTACGGTCGAGTTATAATCAAAAGTTGTGGATTGCCTGAGAAGGCATAG
- a CDS encoding ATP-binding protein, with amino-acid sequence MAELKLFPIGLQDFSQIRRNGYYYVDKTDIVYKMTHTDRVYFLSRPRRFGKSLLISTLRDYFLGKKELFEGLAIEKLEKEWKQYPVFHLSFAGTKFTDLQTFQIYMNYKLGEFEEKYKITNKNGYEWGSRFSELLKAAYEQTGTEPVILVDEYDAPLLDTMDNSELQLVLKQEVRKLFSPLKDMGGILRFVFLTGISKFSQLSIFSELNNLKVITMKDDYAAVCGITKEELFSQMQPEIKALADKNNMTYEEACAALTKKYDGYHFTENSPDIYNPFSLLNALSDSKLINYWFATGTPTILTRLIKKYNMDPESFDKGFPATLEMFDSPTETATDPIPLLYQSGYLTIKKAEKGSRFILGFPNDEVRDGFCKSLLPYYATELVSKNDTFLMRFSDALEEARLEDALKEMKAFLSSIPYNAEKQNENHYKTLFYLIARLCTPYVVKTEETSAAGRSDMVVETESTVYVFEFKLDGTVEEALAQIDSKGYLIPYSVTKDKNGNDKKLVKIGVSFDSEKRTLGEWKIVE; translated from the coding sequence ATGGCAGAATTAAAACTTTTTCCAATTGGGTTGCAGGATTTTTCTCAGATTAGGCGTAACGGTTATTATTACGTAGACAAGACAGACATTGTTTATAAAATGACACATACAGACCGCGTTTATTTTTTGAGCCGTCCGCGCCGCTTTGGAAAGTCGCTTTTAATTTCAACTTTACGCGATTATTTTTTAGGAAAGAAAGAACTTTTTGAAGGACTTGCAATCGAAAAGCTTGAAAAAGAATGGAAGCAGTATCCTGTTTTTCATTTAAGTTTTGCAGGAACAAAGTTTACAGATTTACAAACTTTTCAAATTTATATGAATTATAAACTTGGTGAATTTGAAGAAAAATATAAGATTACAAATAAAAACGGTTATGAATGGGGAAGCCGTTTTTCAGAACTTCTTAAAGCAGCTTACGAACAAACAGGCACAGAACCTGTAATTCTTGTTGATGAATACGATGCACCGCTTTTAGACACAATGGACAACTCTGAACTTCAGCTTGTTTTAAAACAGGAAGTGCGCAAGCTATTTAGTCCGTTAAAAGATATGGGCGGAATTCTGCGCTTTGTGTTTTTGACAGGAATAAGCAAATTCAGCCAGTTAAGTATCTTCAGTGAATTGAATAATTTAAAAGTTATTACAATGAAAGATGATTATGCAGCTGTTTGCGGAATTACAAAAGAAGAACTTTTTTCTCAAATGCAGCCGGAAATTAAGGCACTGGCAGATAAAAACAATATGACTTACGAAGAGGCTTGTGCTGCTCTTACAAAAAAATATGACGGTTATCATTTTACAGAAAATTCACCTGATATTTATAATCCATTCAGTTTACTCAATGCTCTTTCTGACAGTAAACTTATAAATTATTGGTTTGCAACAGGAACACCGACAATACTTACTCGGTTGATAAAAAAGTATAACATGGACCCTGAAAGTTTTGACAAAGGATTTCCTGCAACACTTGAAATGTTTGATTCCCCAACAGAAACTGCAACTGACCCGATACCTCTTCTTTATCAGAGTGGTTACCTTACAATAAAAAAGGCAGAAAAAGGAAGCCGTTTTATTTTAGGTTTCCCGAATGATGAAGTTCGCGATGGCTTTTGTAAATCACTCCTTCCATATTATGCAACAGAACTTGTAAGCAAAAACGACACTTTTCTGATGAGATTTTCTGACGCATTGGAAGAAGCCCGCCTTGAAGATGCCTTAAAAGAAATGAAAGCATTTTTGTCTTCGATTCCGTATAATGCCGAAAAGCAGAACGAAAATCACTACAAAACTTTGTTCTATTTAATAGCTCGCTTGTGCACTCCTTATGTTGTAAAAACAGAAGAGACAAGTGCTGCCGGCCGCAGTGATATGGTTGTAGAAACAGAAAGCACTGTTTATGTTTTTGAATTCAAACTTGACGGAACAGTAGAAGAAGCACTCGCACAGATTGATTCAAAAGGATATCTGATTCCGTATTCAGTTACAAAAGACAAAAACGGCAACGACAAAAAGCTTGTTAAAATCGGCGTAAGTTTTGACAGTGAAAAGCGCACACTTGGCGAATGGAAAATTGTAGAGTAA
- a CDS encoding TfoX/Sxy family protein: MASTKEYLNFILDQFSDLEEISYRAMMGEFIIYYRSKIVVGIYDDRFLVKPVKSAIDYMPQATYELPYNGAKEMLLVEEVENKEFLTGLLKAMYDELPIQKSRTQK; the protein is encoded by the coding sequence ATGGCTTCAACAAAAGAATATTTGAATTTTATTTTAGACCAGTTTTCTGACCTGGAAGAAATTTCATACCGTGCAATGATGGGAGAATTTATTATTTATTATCGCTCAAAAATTGTCGTCGGAATTTATGATGACAGATTTCTTGTAAAACCTGTAAAATCTGCAATCGATTATATGCCGCAAGCAACTTATGAATTGCCGTACAATGGTGCAAAAGAAATGCTTTTGGTAGAAGAAGTTGAAAACAAAGAATTTTTGACAGGCTTATTAAAAGCCATGTATGATGAATTGCCGATTCAAAAATCAAGGACACAAAAATGA
- a CDS encoding IS256 family transposase, translating to MKRILEIEENSNSPTIDLLEKAIRARAREVIESLYEDEVQRFLNKTSSIVDKTGNKLVVRNGFHKERTILTTNGYVTVRLPRVDDRALEEKDRFVSKVLPPFARKTPTVEAILSAAYLAGISSNKFSAMLHDVLGKEAKGLSPSVITKLTVKWQAEYDEWRKRDLSGKEYVYVWADGIYVKSRLDGEKTCLLVIIGVTVEGKKELVAVQAGIRESTESWRGVLLDLKFRGLTKAPKLAVCDGALGFQNAVDEIWGQLKIQRCWFHKSMNILDKLPDCVQTQATKMIRDMWQADKRANALKAYDLFIETFGKKYPKATECLEKDKEDLFRFYDYPAEHWAHIRTSNPIESTFATVRLRHKSTKGNGSSAASVAMAFKLCLQAEKNWRRLRGFKQLELVAKNIIFVDGEQMKAA from the coding sequence ATGAAAAGAATACTGGAAATTGAAGAAAATTCCAATAGTCCAACGATTGATTTGCTTGAAAAAGCAATCCGCGCAAGAGCACGTGAAGTAATTGAAAGTCTTTACGAGGATGAAGTTCAGCGTTTTCTTAATAAAACTTCTTCTATCGTAGACAAAACCGGAAACAAACTTGTAGTAAGAAACGGCTTTCACAAAGAACGGACAATTCTTACTACAAACGGTTACGTTACAGTCAGGCTTCCCAGAGTTGATGACCGTGCACTTGAAGAAAAGGATCGCTTTGTAAGCAAAGTCCTTCCTCCGTTTGCAAGAAAAACTCCGACAGTAGAAGCAATACTTTCCGCTGCCTACCTTGCAGGAATTTCTTCAAACAAGTTTTCAGCCATGCTCCATGATGTTCTTGGTAAAGAAGCAAAGGGCCTGAGTCCGTCAGTCATAACAAAGCTTACTGTAAAATGGCAGGCTGAATATGACGAATGGCGCAAACGAGATCTTTCCGGAAAGGAATACGTTTATGTTTGGGCAGACGGAATTTACGTAAAGTCCCGGCTTGACGGTGAAAAGACCTGCCTTCTGGTAATAATTGGCGTAACTGTTGAAGGCAAAAAAGAACTTGTGGCTGTACAGGCCGGAATTCGCGAGTCAACGGAAAGTTGGCGTGGAGTTTTGCTTGATTTGAAATTCCGCGGACTGACAAAAGCACCAAAATTGGCAGTCTGCGACGGAGCGCTTGGGTTTCAAAATGCAGTTGATGAAATCTGGGGCCAGCTAAAAATTCAGAGATGCTGGTTCCACAAGTCCATGAACATTCTGGACAAATTGCCTGACTGTGTGCAGACTCAGGCCACAAAAATGATTCGGGATATGTGGCAGGCAGACAAACGTGCAAACGCCTTGAAAGCCTACGACTTATTTATAGAAACTTTCGGAAAAAAATATCCGAAGGCAACGGAATGTCTTGAAAAAGACAAGGAGGATTTGTTCCGCTTTTATGATTATCCGGCGGAACATTGGGCTCACATTAGAACGTCGAATCCGATTGAATCGACATTTGCAACAGTCAGGTTGCGCCACAAGTCAACAAAAGGAAACGGCTCTTCCGCTGCTTCTGTTGCAATGGCTTTCAAGCTTTGTCTTCAGGCAGAGAAAAACTGGCGACGGCTCAGGGGATTTAAACAACTTGAACTTGTCGCCAAAAATATAATTTTTGTGGACGGTGAACAAATGAAGGCTGCCTGA
- a CDS encoding LysR family transcriptional regulator substrate-binding protein has product MDKGLIDFGLVFGNVDFEKYNSIKIPVKDTWGVLMRKDSVLAKKKSVTPKDLCDKPLIISHQKNQGGELRAWLKRNLDELNIAATYNLLFNASLFVDEGLGYAIGLDKIINTGEGSNLCFRPLEPPVEAELSVIWKKYQVFSKAAEQFLEKIKES; this is encoded by the coding sequence TTGGACAAAGGTTTGATTGACTTTGGTCTTGTTTTTGGAAATGTTGATTTTGAAAAATACAATTCAATAAAAATTCCTGTAAAAGATACATGGGGCGTTTTGATGAGAAAAGATTCTGTGCTTGCCAAAAAAAAATCAGTAACTCCAAAAGATTTATGTGATAAACCGTTGATTATTTCTCATCAGAAAAATCAGGGCGGAGAATTAAGAGCTTGGCTTAAACGGAATTTGGACGAACTTAATATTGCTGCAACTTACAATTTATTGTTTAATGCTTCTCTTTTTGTTGATGAAGGGCTCGGGTATGCAATCGGGCTTGATAAAATAATCAATACAGGCGAGGGTAGCAATTTGTGTTTTAGACCTCTTGAGCCGCCTGTTGAAGCTGAACTTTCTGTCATCTGGAAAAAGTATCAGGTTTTTTCAAAAGCCGCAGAACAGTTTTTAGAAAAGATTAAGGAAAGTTGA
- a CDS encoding YczE/YyaS/YitT family protein gives MQVLKKILLICIGSIVSAYGIDLAIHAGFGGATLAVLWEGIAKIFNISFGQASLAVAGIMILVCLFYDRKQINIGTLIYQILYGVFVDIFADCLFYSENVFINFVIMILGILIFAAGTALYSFADFGRGSYEALTFALVKKHGWNVKWVRTALDAGVVVIGALLGGKVGICTICTILLSGFCIQSMLQLLKKITQSE, from the coding sequence ATGCAAGTTCTTAAAAAAATTCTTCTTATATGTATTGGTTCAATAGTTTCGGCATATGGAATAGATCTGGCAATTCACGCAGGATTTGGCGGTGCAACACTGGCTGTTTTGTGGGAGGGAATCGCCAAAATATTCAATATAAGTTTTGGACAGGCTTCGCTTGCCGTTGCAGGAATAATGATATTGGTTTGTCTTTTTTATGACCGAAAACAAATTAATATCGGAACACTTATATACCAAATTCTTTACGGTGTCTTTGTTGATATTTTTGCTGACTGCCTGTTTTATTCAGAGAACGTATTCATCAATTTTGTAATTATGATTCTGGGAATTTTGATTTTTGCTGCCGGCACTGCGCTGTATTCTTTTGCAGATTTTGGGCGCGGCTCTTATGAAGCATTAACCTTTGCTCTTGTTAAAAAACATGGCTGGAATGTAAAATGGGTAAGAACCGCTCTTGATGCAGGCGTTGTTGTTATTGGTGCTCTGCTTGGAGGAAAGGTTGGCATCTGCACTATTTGTACAATTCTTCTGTCGGGATTTTGCATTCAGTCAATGCTGCAGTTGCTGAAAAAAATAACCCAGAGTGAATAG
- a CDS encoding phospholipase D-like domain-containing protein: MPEYDLFRKNFSNEKLLNSLKDSFISKISGEYSDLSPNLLINDYEHEKKIVTSIEEELSTCDAFDFSVAFINHSGIACIKQKLDYLSEHNIPGRILTTNYLNFTQPSALKEILSLFPNIELKVYDTEKMKKGFHPKGYIFKQSNYYSIIIGSANLTASALNANQEWSIKFISALDGQIVFSVREEFERIWNQAEKVDEQWISNYEKKYKENQIKLTQITKEKKYRKRKNF, from the coding sequence ATGCCAGAATATGATTTATTCAGAAAAAACTTTTCAAACGAAAAACTTCTAAACTCTCTTAAAGATAGTTTTATCTCTAAAATTTCTGGTGAATATTCAGATCTATCTCCTAATCTCCTTATAAATGATTATGAACACGAAAAAAAAATAGTAACTTCAATCGAAGAAGAACTTTCTACATGCGACGCTTTTGATTTTTCAGTTGCGTTTATAAATCACTCTGGAATTGCATGTATTAAACAAAAACTTGATTATCTATCTGAACATAACATACCAGGTCGTATTCTAACTACGAACTATCTTAATTTTACACAACCTTCTGCACTAAAAGAAATTCTTTCGCTTTTTCCAAATATTGAACTAAAAGTATATGATACTGAAAAAATGAAAAAAGGATTTCATCCTAAAGGTTATATTTTTAAACAATCAAATTATTATTCAATAATAATTGGTAGTGCAAATCTTACTGCATCTGCTTTGAATGCAAACCAAGAATGGAGCATAAAATTTATTTCTGCTCTTGATGGACAAATTGTTTTTTCTGTTCGCGAAGAATTTGAACGCATCTGGAATCAGGCAGAAAAAGTTGATGAACAGTGGATTTCTAATTACGAAAAAAAGTATAAAGAAAATCAAATAAAACTTACACAAATTACAAAAGAAAAAAAATACAGAAAAAGAAAAAACTTTTGA
- a CDS encoding GyrI-like domain-containing protein → MAFDFKKEFKEFYLPKNKPEIVNVPEMNYIAVRGKGNPNEEGGAYQKAIGVLYAVAYTLKMSYKTEYKIDGFFEYVVPPLEGFWWQDNVEGVDYSDKNSFYWISVIRLPDFVTKKDFDWAVETATKKKKIDCSSAEFLTVNEGLCVQIMHTGPFDDEPATVVLMDSFIKENGYEKDFSKTRLHHEIYMSDARKVVPEKWKTVIRHPIKKV, encoded by the coding sequence GTGGCATTCGATTTTAAGAAAGAATTCAAAGAATTTTATTTACCCAAGAACAAACCAGAAATCGTAAATGTGCCTGAAATGAATTATATTGCTGTCCGCGGAAAAGGAAATCCAAACGAAGAAGGCGGCGCGTATCAAAAAGCAATTGGTGTTTTGTATGCAGTTGCGTATACTTTGAAAATGAGTTACAAAACAGAATATAAAATAGACGGTTTTTTTGAATATGTTGTTCCGCCGCTTGAAGGCTTTTGGTGGCAGGATAATGTTGAAGGCGTAGATTATTCAGATAAAAATTCTTTTTACTGGATTTCTGTTATCCGTTTGCCTGATTTTGTAACAAAAAAAGATTTTGATTGGGCTGTAGAAACTGCAACAAAAAAGAAAAAGATAGATTGTTCATCTGCTGAATTCTTAACTGTCAATGAAGGATTGTGTGTTCAGATAATGCATACTGGCCCTTTTGATGATGAACCGGCAACAGTTGTACTTATGGATTCTTTTATAAAAGAAAACGGATATGAAAAAGATTTTTCCAAAACACGACTTCATCACGAAATTTATATGTCTGACGCAAGAAAAGTTGTTCCTGAAAAATGGAAAACCGTAATCAGACATCCGATTAAGAAAGTGTAA
- a CDS encoding ATP-binding protein, translating to MTITHYESAMFYPGFSAEDKVRIYSVFGGIPYYNRLIDDKKSVKDNIIDLIASSGARLENEVSGYLNAEISKIINANEVFEALARGYSRYSDILSQSHVSSGPTLIDVLDKLIKMEVVEKTTPINDSNNKKKVGYYVSDNLSLFYYRYVFKYLSQLKIMDPEVFYVKYIEKDFDEKYVPHQFEEICKQYLIRQNRAGRIEPVIEKIGKYYYDNPKEHTNGEFDIVTEDEKGYVFYEVKFRKLPVSKSMIEEEIAQVDKSGLECYKYVFFSKSGFENVDIEKLEKIEINALYE from the coding sequence TTGACAATAACTCACTATGAATCGGCCATGTTTTATCCGGGCTTTTCAGCAGAGGATAAGGTGCGCATATATTCTGTATTTGGAGGAATTCCATACTATAATAGGCTGATTGATGATAAGAAGAGCGTAAAAGATAATATTATAGATCTTATTGCTTCGTCAGGAGCTCGTTTGGAAAATGAGGTGTCTGGATACTTGAATGCGGAAATTTCTAAGATAATAAATGCCAACGAGGTATTTGAAGCACTTGCCAGGGGTTACTCAAGATACAGTGATATTTTATCTCAATCGCATGTATCAAGCGGACCTACTCTTATTGATGTTTTGGATAAGCTCATAAAAATGGAAGTTGTAGAAAAGACAACGCCTATTAACGATTCTAATAATAAGAAAAAGGTCGGATATTATGTATCCGATAATCTTTCATTGTTCTATTACAGATATGTTTTTAAATATTTGTCGCAACTTAAGATTATGGATCCTGAAGTGTTTTATGTAAAATATATAGAAAAAGACTTTGACGAAAAATATGTTCCACATCAGTTTGAGGAGATATGTAAGCAATATCTGATAAGACAAAATAGAGCAGGAAGAATTGAACCAGTAATTGAAAAAATAGGTAAATACTATTATGACAATCCGAAGGAACATACAAATGGAGAGTTTGATATTGTTACTGAGGATGAGAAAGGTTATGTATTCTATGAGGTGAAATTTAGAAAATTACCTGTATCAAAGTCGATGATTGAAGAAGAAATTGCGCAGGTAGATAAGTCCGGCTTGGAATGTTATAAATATGTATTTTTCTCAAAATCAGGCTTTGAAAATGTTGATATTGAGAAACTTGAGAAAATAGAAATCAATGCATTATATGAGTAA
- a CDS encoding AAA family ATPase: MKFIGREEYLVEKQISTDELSFSLIYGRRRVGKSELIKQILRNTDIKSIYFECKQVSEESNVTGLANIVSEVLDLPKLGYTDIESILDYIFKLAEKEKLILVLDEYQYLRESVKGIDCIVQSIVDKYRESSKLKFIILGSYVEIMKSLLEHSNPLYGRVDLAINLKQMDYYEEL; encoded by the coding sequence ATGAAATTTATAGGACGAGAAGAATATCTAGTAGAAAAACAGATAAGCACAGACGAACTTTCTTTTTCATTGATTTATGGTAGGAGAAGAGTCGGTAAAAGTGAACTTATAAAACAGATACTTAGAAATACCGACATAAAGAGTATTTATTTTGAATGTAAGCAAGTATCAGAAGAAAGTAATGTTACAGGACTTGCAAACATTGTTTCGGAGGTTCTTGATTTACCAAAGCTTGGATATACAGATATAGAATCGATTTTGGATTATATCTTCAAACTTGCCGAAAAAGAAAAACTTATTCTTGTATTGGATGAATATCAATACTTAAGAGAGTCTGTAAAGGGAATTGACTGCATTGTGCAGTCAATCGTTGATAAATATAGAGAAAGCTCAAAACTGAAATTTATAATATTAGGATCCTATGTTGAGATAATGAAATCATTGCTGGAACATTCTAATCCGCTTTATGGCAGGGTTGATTTGGCTATAAATCTTAAACAGATGGATTACTATGAAGAGTTATAA